AGGGCGACAAACAGGTCAATATGATGGAAGTCGCCATCGATGAAGCCTGTGTGCGCATTATCGCCAAGCGTCAGCCGACGGCGAGCGATTTGCGTCTGGTTATGGCGATCATTAAAACCATCGCTGAGCTGGAACGTATTGGCGACGTGGCGGATAAAATCTGCCGTACCGCGCTGGAAAAATTCTCCCAGCAACATCAGCCGCTGCTGGTAAGCCTTGAATCGCTGGGCCGCCACACCGTGCAGATGCTGCATGACGTGCTGGACGCTTTCGCCCGTATGGATCTGGACGAAGCGGTGCGTATCTACCGCGAAGATAAAAAAGTGGATCAGGAATATGAAGGCATTGTGCGTCAGTTAATGACCTACATGATGGAAGATTCCCGCACCATTCCCAGCGTGCTGACCGCGCTGTTCTGCGCCCGTTCCATCGAGCGTATCGGCGACCGTTGCCAGAATATCTGTGAATACATCTTCTACTTCGTGAAGGGCCAGGATTTCCGTCACGTGGGCGGCGATGAACTGGATAAGCTGCTCGCCGGAAAAGATCCCAAAGAGTGATGTGAAAACCCCCCAGCGATGAGGGGGTTTTTTTCAGGCCGATTTTGCCAGCAGCTTTCTTGCCAGCGTATCGATATCCTCGTACTGCCAGAGTTTGTCACGCCACGTTTGCGGAATGCCGTTTATCCCGTAAAACGCGCCAGCCAGTTGCCCGGCAATGGCGGCGGTAGTATCCGCATCATCGCCGAGGTTGGTGGCCAGCAGGATGGTTTCTTCAAAGTCGTTACCTTTGGCGAAACACCACAGCGCAGCTTCCAGGCTCTGCACGCAGTAACCGGTACCAAAAATCTCCGCCCGCGTTTTTTGCAGATAGCGACCTTCAGCGATATGGCGCAGGTTTTCCTGCTCCGGCAACAGCGCGATATCGGTCAGCGTTTCCCGCTTACTTTTGCCCTTTAAGGCATTCATAAGCTGTTGCGCGAACAGACGGCAGCTGGCGAGCGCTTCCGGCGCGGCGTGCGTCGTGCGTGAAGAGGCTTGTGCATATTCCAGCACTTGCGCTTGATCCGGAAAGAACCATAGCACGACAGGCGCCAGACGCATCAGCGAGCCGTTACCGGCTGTTCGCGGATTGCTGGAACCGGCAAACGGTTCGCCATCATTGGCGAACTTCTGCAGCGCGCTGGCAACGGTCATGCCTATATCAAAACAGTGACCCGTAGAGCTTAAATAGCCCCACTTCCACCAGTTCAGATAACGGTTCATCTGATCCTTTGCGTCAAACCCGTTACAGGTGACCAGACTTTCCGCAAGGCACAGCGCCATTGAGGTATCATCAGTCCATTGCCCGGCCTGTAAATGAAACGGGCCGCCGCCGACCATCCCGGTCACGGGTGGAAAGGAGTCCTTCGCGCTGAACTCAACTGTGGTACCAACCGCATCTCCTGCGGCCAGCCCAAGCATGCAACCCTGATAACGTGCTAGTAATTCAGACATCTGTTGCGCTCCTGTCGCTCTCCATCAGGAGAAATCGGCCCACAGCCGCAGCTTCCCACAATGCAGACAGCGGAAGAGATACCCCTGGCAATCACCGCCGTCGAGCAGGTATTCGGGCAGCTTCTCGTAATCAATGCCGAAAGCATCGCAGTCGGCCTGCAGATCGGCAAATTGGTCCAGCTTGTCGGCAATCTCTTTCCAGCCTACGTACCCTTCGAAGGCGCAGAAATCATTACAGTGCGCCAGCCAGAACTCCTGCTGCCAGCCACAATATCCCGGCGTTCTTTCGGTCAATTCAATCACGCTGGCTTCCGGCCAGGGATTTTTAAAGCCGGTAAATTCGCCTTCGTCGTCGAACTCGCTTTCTATGCCCTCCAGAGAGGATTCATCCTGAAAGCTACCGCCAAATTTCTCTGCGGCTGCACCGTCTGCAATACACCATGGGCAGAGATAATCGACATCTTGCTGGGTATAGAACGGGTTGGTGTAGTAGACATTGGTCGGCTGCTGACAGCAGGCGCAGGTGACCGTTTTGTCTTCAGAGAACACCCCGGTTTCCAGAGGTTGCGGGTGATATTTAAATACCGGTAGAGGGCGATGTGTCTGGGCCATAAAAACATCCTGTTTAGTGGTTTAGATTAACGCGTAACATGCCACCCGCGAGCGCGCCACAGCTCTGGCAACTGCGCCAAATCAGTGAACGTAGTCACTTTTGGGTGGTCGATGGGTTTGTTATGCGGATCGGCGCAGAAGTAAAATACTTCCATCCCTGCCGCGATACCAGATTGCGCCCCGGCGGTGGAATCATCCACCAGAATACAGTTTGCCGGATCGACATTAAGCGCTTTAGCTGCATGGTACATTATCGCCGGATCGGGCTTCCAGCGTTGGATGTCATAGCCGCTAAACAGTTTTTCAGGAAAGTGATGTAGCATTCCAAGTTTGCCCAAAGAGTGTTGCATTTTGCTGACGGGGCCATTAGAAACGACGCACATAGGAATATCCACCGCGTCCAGCAATGCATTCGCACCGGTAATCACTTCCAGCTCGCTGTCAAACAGACGCGCCACTTCCGCGCGGTACACCGGCTCCAGCGCGCTTTTATCCAGCGGTTTACCGTACTCCTCGCCGATAACGTCGATGATTTCATACAGTTTCATACCCTTAAATCGTTTAAAAACCTCGTCGAGATCGAGCGAAATACCAAACGCTTCAAACATATGCACGTACGCGCGGGAACAAATTACTTCACTGTCGACCAGGGTGCCGTCACAGTCGAAAAATACCGCTTCAATGTGGGACATGCCGTTTCCTGTTTTATTGCAAGTTTAACGTTTACTTAACGCAGATTACGGGACGCAATCGTTGCCGTATAAGCAAATTCAATGAAAAAAAGTGTGTGATAACCGTCAACATTGTCTCATTTTGGTATAGGATAGCGACGAATTTTCCCTCCTATTCCGGAAATTGATAATGAGCCAACAACACACTACCCACGCTTCAGGCCAGGGGTTGCTTGACCGCGTGTTTAAACTGCGCGAGCACGGTACTTCGGCACGCACCGAAGTGATCGCCGGTTTCACGACGTTTTTGACGATGGTGTATATCGTTTTTGTTAACCCCCAGATTCTGGGCGTCGCCGGAATGGATACCAGCGCAGTATTTGTAACAACTTGCCTGATTGCCGCTTTTGGCAGCATTTTGATGGGGCTGGTGGCGAATTTGCCGGTCGCACTGGCGCCGGCCATGGGTCTGAATGCTTTCTTTGCGTTCGTGGTGGTTGGCGCAATGGGCCTCTCCTGGCAGATTGGCATGGGCGCGATTTTCTGGGGCGCGGTCGGTCTGCTGCTGTTAACCATTTTCCGCGTCCGTTACTGGATGATTGCCAATATCCCGGTGAGCCTGCGTGTTGGTATTACCAGCGGTATTGGTTTGTTTATTGGCATGATGGGGCTGAAAAACGCCGGTGTTATCGTCGCCAACAAAGAGACGCTGGTGAGCATTGGCAACCTGACATCTCACAGTGTCCTGCTGGGCGTGCTCGGTTTCTTTATCATCGCGATTCTGGCGTCGCGCAACATTCACGCCGCGGTGCTGATCTCTATTGTTGTGACAACGCTGCTGGGCTGGCTGATGGGTGATGTGCAGTACCACGGCATCGTTTCCGCACCACCGAGCGTTGCGTCTGTTGTCGGCAACGTTGACCTGGCAGGTTCGTTTAACATCGGTCTGGCTGGCGTGATCTTCTCGTTTATGCTGGTAAACCTGTTCGACTCTTCCGGTACGCTGATTGGCGTGACGGATAAAGCCGGGCTGGTGGATGAGAGCGGCAAATTCCCGCGCATGAAGCAGGCGCTGTACGTTGACAGCATCTCTTCGGTCGCCGGTTCGTTTATCGGCACCTCTTCCGTGACGGCGTATATCGAATCATCTTCTGGCGTGTCTGTCGGCGGGCGTACCGGCCTGACCGCGGTGGTGGTTGGTCTGCTGTTCTTGCTGGTTATCTTCCTGTCGCCGCTGGCGGGCATGGTTCCGGCGTATGCCGCTGCTGGTGCGCTGATTTATGTTGGTGTGCTGATGACCTCCAGTCTCGCGCGCGTGAAATGGGAAGATATGACAGAAGCCGTACCCGCGTTTATCACTGCGGTGATGATGCCGTTTAGCTTCTCGATTACCGAAGGTATCGCACTCGGCTTTATCTCTTACTGTGTGATGAAGATTGGCACCGGTCGTTTGCGCGATCTGAGCCCGTGTGTGCTGGTGGTTGCGGTGTTGTTCCTGCTGAAAATCATTTTTATTGACGCGCATTAATCTTTCTCCCTCTCCCGTAAGGGAGAGGGAGTTACCACTACCGCTTAACGCGCTGAATATAATCACCAAAAGCCGTTAGCTGCCCGGTCAAATGGTCGAGCGTACTTTGATCAACCACTTCTCCCGTTTGCTGATCCACCTTGTTCTGGATCACGCCGCCCATAAACTCCGGCTTGTTCATTACCATCGCATCCAGGAACACCAGGATCTGACGCAAATGATACTGGCAGCGTGCGCCGCCAATCGCGCCCATTGAACTGGTCTGGATCAAAACCGGTTTTCCGGCCAGCGGTTGCTCAGGCAGACGCGATAGCCAGTCGATGGCGTTCTTCAGGCCACCTGGCACGGAGTAGTTATACTCTGGAGTCACAATGACCACGCCATCCGCTGCGCGAATTTGTGCCGCAATTGCTTCCACATTTTGCGGGAAACCTTCTTCTTGCTGGATATCCGCGTCATACAGTGGGATATCAGCAATGGAAGTCAGTGGCGTCACTTCCATTCCTGCCGGAGCAAGTTTCGGTAACGTGCGTGCAACCATGGCATTAAATGAGCCTTTGCGCAGGCTCCCGAGAAGTGTCACAACCTTGAGTTCAGCAGACATAATGACTCCTGTGTAGGGATCAATTAAGGATAAGCGCTTTTTCCGCAGGCAGGCTGGTGAATCGCATTAAGCGGGACGCGGGATCGTTAGCGCGCGTTTGCACATCAGAAAGATAACGCCACCCTTTTTGACTGTCGAATTCCCAGATCTTCAGGCTTTCGATTGCCGGACTCACCGCGACCGACCAAATCAGCACATCTTCCGCGTCACACATCACTTCCACCTGTGACAGCTGCGCGGCGCGAAGACGCCCGGATCCTGGCAATAACTGTAACTGGCCCGGCTCATCCTGCATCTGGTGCAGTAGCTTCATTACGCTCTGGCGTATGGTCAAAAGCTGGGTTTGCGCTTCGTTAGCATCGTTTTGGTTGTTGATCCACAACTGCTCATTATTGGTGAACGTGTGTTTATGCCCATGCGGGCTATGAAAACTACGCGTTGCGCGCTGTAGCTCCATATCCAGCCCGCATTCGCCTTCGGTAGTGATCGCCACACCGACCATGTTCCCGGCATACGCCAGTGAGAAGTGTGGCAGGCTGTTGTCGACAAATCTCGGTCTTCCGCTTGGCTCAACTTCGATTTCCGGCAGTTCACTCGCGCCGTAAAGCATAAACAGCATTTCGGCGAGTAACGCGCGGGAAGCGAGAAAGCGTGAGCGGCGATGTTCAGGAAGCTGGCGCGCCGTATCATGGCAGGCTAGTGGTAACCGGGTAGAGATGAGATTCCCTTCTGAGAGGATCCCTCTTGCAAAGTGCGTCGCCATTTTTCTCTCCGTGATAATGGTCTGAGTTGATCGAATCGATAATCAATATTATCGCCCATACTGCATAGGTTTTAATGCGGAAATTCGCATCTGAAAAGTCCTAATGGGGATATTTACACTTTCTTTCGCTGATCCGAAACACTTTAGGAAAATCTACCGTAGTAACACAAACGGCCGTTAAAACGGCCGCCATGTCATTACTTACCAATACAGAAACTTGAGAAAATGCGTCCCAGCAAATCGTCTGAGGTAAATTCGCCAGTGATTTCACTTAAGTTCTGCTGTGCCAGGCGCAGCTCTTCGGCAAGCAGTTCACCCGCCCATGCACCTAACAGCTGCGATTTGCCCTGTTGCAGATGCTCTGCGGCCGTTTCCAGCGCTTGTAAATGACGACGACGCGCGAGGAAGCCGCCCTCCATGCTGGTGTCAAAGCCCATACTCTGTTTAAGATGCTGACGTAACACATCCACACCTTCACCGGTTCGTGCTGACAGACGAACAAGTGAGTGATTATTCACTTCACTAAGACCCAGCGGTTCGCCAGTTACGTCGGCTTTATTGCGCACCACGGTAATCGGTAGTTTCGCTGGCAAACGGGCAATAAAATCAGGCCAGATCGCCGCCGGGTCAACGGCATCGGTAGTGGTGCCATCCACCATAAACAGCACGCGGTCGGCTTGCTCGATCTCCTGCCAGGCGCGTTCAATACCAATCCGTTCCACTTCGTCGCTGGCTTCGCGCAGCCCGGCGGTATCAATGATATGCAGCGGCATACCGTCGATATGAATATGTTCGCGCAGCACGTCGCGAGTGGTACCGGCGATATCGGTGACGATTGCCGCTTCGCGCCCGGCCATCGCGTTCAGCAGGCTCGATTTCCCGGCATTTGGGCGTCCGGCAATGACGACCTTCATCCCTTCGCGCAGCAGGCTACCCTGACGCGCTTCGGCGCGTACGGCGTCCAGATCGGCGATAACGTTATTCAGTTGCGCTTCGATTTTGCCATCGGAGAGGAAATCGATCTCCTCATCCGGAAAATCAATCGCCGCTTCGACGTAGATGCGCAGGTGAGTAAGTGCTTCCACCAGGTGATTCACGCGGGCGGAAAACGCGCCCTGCAATGAGTTAACCGCCGAACGTGCCGCCTGCTCAGAACTGGCATCAATCAGGTCGGCAATCGCCTCGGCCTGCGCCAGGTCGAGCTTGTCATTAAGGAATGCGCGTTCAGAGAACTCACCCGGATTGGCGATACGCAGCCCAGGCAGCGTCAGGATGCGTTTTAACAGCAGATCGAGAATCACCGGGCCGCCGTGGCCTTGCAGCTCCAGCACGTCTTCACCGGTGAAAGAATTCGGGCCGGGGAACCACAGTGCAATGCCCTGGTCCAGCGCGGTGCCGTCGACATCCATAAACGGCAGATAGTCGGCATAACGCGGTTTCGGGAGCTTGCCCAGCACCGCTTGCGCTACATCGCGTGCTTTGCTGCCTGAAATACGCAGGATGCCTACGCCACCGCGTCCCGGTGGGGTTGCCTGGGCGACAATCGTGTCGTTGTGGTTCATGGTTTATTATCCGAAATCTCAAAATAAGAAAGGCGGTCAGTTGACCGCCTTCCGTAGAGCTATGACTTACTGTCAGGAGCTTTTCTTCTCGCGGCTATGCAAACCGCGTTTCTCCAGACCACGGTAAATCAGTTGCTGCTGAATGATGGTCACCAGGTTGCTGACGATATAGTACAGCACCAGACCTGACGGGAACCACAGGAAGAACACCGTGAAGATGACCGGCATAAAGGTCATGATCTTCTGCTGCATCGGGTCGGTCACGGTGGTCGGCGACATCTTCTGAATGAAGAACATCGTTACGCCCATCAGGATCGGCAGGATGTAGTACGGGTCTTGCGCGGACAAGTCGTGGATCCACAGGGCGAACGGCGCGTGGCGCAGCTCAACGGAACCCATCAGCATGTAGTACAGTGCAAGGAAGATTGGCATCTGAATCAGCAGCGGGAAACAGCCACCTAGCGGGTTCACTTTTTCCGCTTTGTACATCGCCATCATTTCCTGGCTCATACGCTGTTTGTCATCGCCTAAACGCTCACGCATCGCCTGAATTTTCGGCTGCAGCATGCGCATTTTCGCCATGGAGGTGTACTGCGCTTTAGTCAGCGGGTACATGATGCCACGTACGATAAAGGTGATGGCGATGATGGCGAAGCCCCAGTTGCCGAGGAAGCTATGGATCCATTTCAGCAGCTTGAACAGCGGCTGAGAGATGAACCACAACCAGCCGTAATCCACGGTCAGGTCCAGGTGCGGTGCCGCAGCAGCCATTTTGTCCTGAATCTCCGGGCCTACCCACAGGGTGCTGTTTAGCGCGGTAGTCTGGCCAGGCTGAACAATCACCGGCTGGGATTTGTAGCCGATAGCGGCCACGCCATTACCCAGATTGCTGGTGTAGAAGTTATTGGCACTGTTGCTGTTCGGGATCCACGCGGTAGCGAAATACTGTTGCAGCATCGCAACCCAACCGCCATTGGAGCTGACGTTCAGGTTTTCGTTATCGGCGATGGTGTCGAATTTGTATTTCTCATACTTCGCGTCTGGCGTGGAGTACGCCGCGCCACGGAAAGTATGCAACGCAAAGTTGCTGCTGCCGGTATCACGATGAGACGGCAGATTGATG
This genomic interval from Kosakonia sacchari SP1 contains the following:
- the phoU gene encoding phosphate signaling complex protein PhoU; translated protein: MDNLNLNKHISGQFNAELESIRTQVMTMGGMVEQQLSDAITAMHNQDSELAKRVVEGDKQVNMMEVAIDEACVRIIAKRQPTASDLRLVMAIIKTIAELERIGDVADKICRTALEKFSQQHQPLLVSLESLGRHTVQMLHDVLDAFARMDLDEAVRIYREDKKVDQEYEGIVRQLMTYMMEDSRTIPSVLTALFCARSIERIGDRCQNICEYIFYFVKGQDFRHVGGDELDKLLAGKDPKE
- a CDS encoding ADP-ribosylglycohydrolase family protein, with protein sequence MSELLARYQGCMLGLAAGDAVGTTVEFSAKDSFPPVTGMVGGGPFHLQAGQWTDDTSMALCLAESLVTCNGFDAKDQMNRYLNWWKWGYLSSTGHCFDIGMTVASALQKFANDGEPFAGSSNPRTAGNGSLMRLAPVVLWFFPDQAQVLEYAQASSRTTHAAPEALASCRLFAQQLMNALKGKSKRETLTDIALLPEQENLRHIAEGRYLQKTRAEIFGTGYCVQSLEAALWCFAKGNDFEETILLATNLGDDADTTAAIAGQLAGAFYGINGIPQTWRDKLWQYEDIDTLARKLLAKSA
- the cbrC gene encoding PF03691 family colicin E2 tolerance protein CbrC; this encodes MAQTHRPLPVFKYHPQPLETGVFSEDKTVTCACCQQPTNVYYTNPFYTQQDVDYLCPWCIADGAAAEKFGGSFQDESSLEGIESEFDDEGEFTGFKNPWPEASVIELTERTPGYCGWQQEFWLAHCNDFCAFEGYVGWKEIADKLDQFADLQADCDAFGIDYEKLPEYLLDGGDCQGYLFRCLHCGKLRLWADFS
- the yieH gene encoding 6-phosphogluconate phosphatase, which produces MSHIEAVFFDCDGTLVDSEVICSRAYVHMFEAFGISLDLDEVFKRFKGMKLYEIIDVIGEEYGKPLDKSALEPVYRAEVARLFDSELEVITGANALLDAVDIPMCVVSNGPVSKMQHSLGKLGMLHHFPEKLFSGYDIQRWKPDPAIMYHAAKALNVDPANCILVDDSTAGAQSGIAAGMEVFYFCADPHNKPIDHPKVTTFTDLAQLPELWRARGWHVTR
- a CDS encoding NCS2 family permease, with product MSQQHTTHASGQGLLDRVFKLREHGTSARTEVIAGFTTFLTMVYIVFVNPQILGVAGMDTSAVFVTTCLIAAFGSILMGLVANLPVALAPAMGLNAFFAFVVVGAMGLSWQIGMGAIFWGAVGLLLLTIFRVRYWMIANIPVSLRVGITSGIGLFIGMMGLKNAGVIVANKETLVSIGNLTSHSVLLGVLGFFIIAILASRNIHAAVLISIVVTTLLGWLMGDVQYHGIVSAPPSVASVVGNVDLAGSFNIGLAGVIFSFMLVNLFDSSGTLIGVTDKAGLVDESGKFPRMKQALYVDSISSVAGSFIGTSSVTAYIESSSGVSVGGRTGLTAVVVGLLFLLVIFLSPLAGMVPAYAAAGALIYVGVLMTSSLARVKWEDMTEAVPAFITAVMMPFSFSITEGIALGFISYCVMKIGTGRLRDLSPCVLVVAVLFLLKIIFIDAH
- a CDS encoding NADPH-dependent FMN reductase; protein product: MSAELKVVTLLGSLRKGSFNAMVARTLPKLAPAGMEVTPLTSIADIPLYDADIQQEEGFPQNVEAIAAQIRAADGVVIVTPEYNYSVPGGLKNAIDWLSRLPEQPLAGKPVLIQTSSMGAIGGARCQYHLRQILVFLDAMVMNKPEFMGGVIQNKVDQQTGEVVDQSTLDHLTGQLTAFGDYIQRVKR
- a CDS encoding 4'-phosphopantetheinyl transferase family protein gives rise to the protein MATHFARGILSEGNLISTRLPLACHDTARQLPEHRRSRFLASRALLAEMLFMLYGASELPEIEVEPSGRPRFVDNSLPHFSLAYAGNMVGVAITTEGECGLDMELQRATRSFHSPHGHKHTFTNNEQLWINNQNDANEAQTQLLTIRQSVMKLLHQMQDEPGQLQLLPGSGRLRAAQLSQVEVMCDAEDVLIWSVAVSPAIESLKIWEFDSQKGWRYLSDVQTRANDPASRLMRFTSLPAEKALILN
- the mnmE gene encoding tRNA uridine-5-carboxymethylaminomethyl(34) synthesis GTPase MnmE — protein: MNHNDTIVAQATPPGRGGVGILRISGSKARDVAQAVLGKLPKPRYADYLPFMDVDGTALDQGIALWFPGPNSFTGEDVLELQGHGGPVILDLLLKRILTLPGLRIANPGEFSERAFLNDKLDLAQAEAIADLIDASSEQAARSAVNSLQGAFSARVNHLVEALTHLRIYVEAAIDFPDEEIDFLSDGKIEAQLNNVIADLDAVRAEARQGSLLREGMKVVIAGRPNAGKSSLLNAMAGREAAIVTDIAGTTRDVLREHIHIDGMPLHIIDTAGLREASDEVERIGIERAWQEIEQADRVLFMVDGTTTDAVDPAAIWPDFIARLPAKLPITVVRNKADVTGEPLGLSEVNNHSLVRLSARTGEGVDVLRQHLKQSMGFDTSMEGGFLARRRHLQALETAAEHLQQGKSQLLGAWAGELLAEELRLAQQNLSEITGEFTSDDLLGRIFSSFCIGK
- the yidC gene encoding membrane protein insertase YidC, with amino-acid sequence MDSQRNLFIIALLFVSFMIWQTWEKDKNPPPAQQQTTQTTTTAAGNAADQGVPASGQGKLITVKTDVLELTINTRGGDVEQALLPAYPKELGSSEPFQLLETTPQFIYQAQSGLTGRDGPDNPANGPRPLYNVEKDAFVLADGQNELAIPLTYTDAAGNTFTKVFTLKRGEYTVNVGYNVQNASEKPLEVAPFGQLKQSINLPSHRDTGSSNFALHTFRGAAYSTPDAKYEKYKFDTIADNENLNVSSNGGWVAMLQQYFATAWIPNSNSANNFYTSNLGNGVAAIGYKSQPVIVQPGQTTALNSTLWVGPEIQDKMAAAAPHLDLTVDYGWLWFISQPLFKLLKWIHSFLGNWGFAIIAITFIVRGIMYPLTKAQYTSMAKMRMLQPKIQAMRERLGDDKQRMSQEMMAMYKAEKVNPLGGCFPLLIQMPIFLALYYMLMGSVELRHAPFALWIHDLSAQDPYYILPILMGVTMFFIQKMSPTTVTDPMQQKIMTFMPVIFTVFFLWFPSGLVLYYIVSNLVTIIQQQLIYRGLEKRGLHSREKKSS